The nucleotide sequence GGTGCCGTACATGCTAAGGGACAGTTTACAAACCATTGCTGCAGTTATTAATATATAAATTCTCAATGTGCTCTTGTTTGGTCACCAATAGCGGCAAACATATACCATTTTGTGATCCTTGTTCCATCCGCTAAATTTGCTTTTCTTTAGGTTGTCAGGGACCCAAGATTTGAACCTGTATATGGACCTGTTGACAAAGAAGGGTAagattttactccctccatctcaaaatataacaacttttagccctcatgatttgtctcaaaatataacaacttctccaccaacattctcttctcaaccaatcacaaccctccaccattcacttctacctactttcttaataactgtgtccaattctaaaacttcttatattctaggacggagggagtaataaacttGTACCATTGTATCATATGCTGTATGCTATTTTGTTTGGATAATTCTGCTTTGCTTTCATAGAGTGGTTCTATTAGGCTTTATACCATCTAGAAGTCCTGGGTCATTTACATTCTTGTCTAAGCATATCCTATTGGAATCCTGTTATTTTCTTGTTGATACTTGCATTTGTTTCCCTTCCCATATCTCCTAAGGTTTCATCCTCTCATGGTGCTATATGCCTATATTCTTTGCTTAACCTGGTACTAAGTAGTTGAGGTGTCTTTTCCATTAAAAGCTACTGACACGTTGATCAAATCTGTTGGTATGCAGGTTCAGGAAAAGATACAATTTCTTATTTGATGATGAACTTCCTGCAGAGAAAGAGGTTTGTTCTACTCCTTATGCAGATTCATTTGTTTGTAGATACTTCTATTGACAAAACTGAATTTGATTCCTGCACTGTCTTGATGCTTCTGACCAGAAACTACAAAAATCGATTAAGAAATCAAAGGACCCTAATGCCATTGAAGAAATGAAGAGTCGCATCACTTGGATTGTAAGTTTGTTTCTACTTTCTGACATTTTGGAGTTATATCAATGAAGAGTAAAGAGCTTTGGTGTTTTCCAATTGATGTTATATTTGTGGCACCTGCTCAGTGAAACTTTCATATACGAAGAAAAAGTCATCAGACTTTAGACCCCATTTTCTTGAGTTCTTTTTGTACTGGATTTCTGATAGAATATAAGACGTTGCACCTCAGCCTTGTAAAGCCTGTTAAGGAGGCATTGCCTGTTGTGCTGCATGATTAGATCTGTTTATATTTTATAACTGCTTTGTAGAAGATCATAAAAATTATAATGTAGTTATCATCAACATCATCTATTGTTGCTTCAAGAATTCAAGAAGGATAAGACAGTGGCAAGCTTCATTTTTTGAAGTTGCTAGTTGCCACGATAGGATAATCACCTTAGCATGAAACTAAAGTAAGAAAACTAGTTGGCCCCATCCAGCAAGCAATTGGCCAGTACAATTTGATAATCTTACTATTACAGTGAGAGTAAGAAATATGCATGATGTATCATAGGCTTGCATGAGCAATCTTATCAGGTTGCTCAATCTTTTTGTATATTTAGTTGATGCCTTGATGACACATACATCTGCAGGATAAACAATTGAGGTCTCATCCTAAGAAGAACGTTGAGTCAGAGATTCTGCGTGAACATATtaagaaagagagggaagcAACAAAGACTGGAAAGCGACCATATTATCTGAAGAAATGTTGGTTCCTCAACCccatttccccccccccccccccccccccccctcattACGTGTTTACTTACAGTGCTATTGTGCTAATGCTTACTTCCATTTTTCTTGATCAGCTGAAATTCGTGAAAGGAAGTTGATGAACAAGTACAATGAGCTCAAGGTAAAATACTCAGGACACATGACAGTTAACTTTCCACTCTTATGGATCTCCCCCTTTGGATTCGATTTAAGTATATCGTTTTACAGGAGGCAGGAAAGCTTGATGCCTTCATGgagaagcggcggaggaagaaCGCCTCCAAAGATCATCG is from Oryza sativa Japonica Group chromosome 9, ASM3414082v1 and encodes:
- the LOC4347627 gene encoding uncharacterized protein, with protein sequence MRGRSSRGHAAASTSSRREAEDEDPATASDESGDDEEVSSSSGSESESDSDAERELERALADVPFGELQRARADGSLGGRGFSAAAAAQKKARRASKKRPMEISTKVRPPRFREIIQVPKKVVRDPRFEPVYGPVDKEGFRKRYNFLFDDELPAEKEKLQKSIKKSKDPNAIEEMKSRITWIDKQLRSHPKKNVESEILREHIKKEREATKTGKRPYYLKKSEIRERKLMNKYNELKEAGKLDAFMEKRRRKNASKDHRYMPYRRNGDGA